In Gordonia iterans, the following proteins share a genomic window:
- a CDS encoding type VII secretion-associated protein: MSGRTVVDLADADFLCAVDDPDGVAVLTAGLAAVGVGERTTTIGCPSAWGRPRRARLHRALEGICPVRPHVAPDLVPRALLIAASHADAAITVCTVVETLLVPGEPPGSGHLPDAEVWTAQRVVRDGSMWRIAECAAGDATDTEDLATLAVRSELVLMDGAVADRMLPVLDGAAAGARVVRVDRGLVERHGARWRQTDRIDFGFPEPPVSTPRIVPRALLILVLVAVAVLGAAGAIARWPQSAAGVRTTQSVGPVTLSVPDGWRRTALSGDRPDDGRGLRAVFADDEDGRRLVVVVTALRPGATRETVARSMANRMAQRGDDVVVEFAAESTYGGRPVISYREVPASGPAVSWYVAVEPAGQDPTAAPLQVSIGCQPGTGEDPIDPPCRAAVSTVRVER; the protein is encoded by the coding sequence GTGAGCGGCCGGACGGTGGTCGACCTCGCCGATGCCGACTTCCTGTGCGCCGTCGACGACCCCGACGGCGTCGCGGTCCTGACCGCCGGGCTCGCCGCTGTGGGCGTCGGGGAACGTACGACGACGATCGGTTGCCCGAGCGCCTGGGGAAGACCGCGCCGTGCGAGGTTGCACCGGGCGCTCGAGGGTATCTGTCCGGTCCGGCCGCACGTCGCTCCGGACCTGGTGCCGCGCGCTCTGCTGATCGCCGCCAGCCACGCCGACGCGGCGATCACCGTCTGCACGGTGGTCGAGACTCTGCTGGTGCCGGGCGAGCCTCCGGGATCCGGTCATCTGCCGGACGCCGAGGTGTGGACGGCGCAGCGGGTGGTCCGCGACGGCAGCATGTGGCGGATCGCCGAATGCGCCGCGGGTGATGCGACGGACACCGAGGACCTGGCGACACTGGCCGTACGCAGCGAGCTGGTCCTGATGGACGGAGCCGTCGCCGATCGAATGCTGCCCGTCCTCGACGGTGCGGCGGCCGGTGCGCGGGTCGTACGGGTGGATCGAGGGCTGGTGGAGCGGCACGGTGCTCGCTGGCGGCAGACGGACCGGATCGACTTCGGCTTTCCGGAGCCTCCGGTGTCTACGCCGCGGATCGTGCCGCGTGCTCTGCTGATCCTCGTGTTGGTCGCAGTGGCGGTTCTCGGCGCGGCCGGGGCGATCGCCCGTTGGCCGCAGTCCGCGGCCGGCGTACGGACGACGCAGTCCGTCGGTCCGGTGACCCTGTCCGTTCCCGACGGATGGCGGCGTACCGCGCTGTCCGGTGACCGGCCCGACGACGGACGGGGCTTGCGCGCGGTGTTCGCGGACGACGAGGACGGGCGGCGGCTGGTCGTGGTGGTCACCGCGCTGCGGCCGGGGGCGACCCGCGAGACGGTGGCCCGCAGCATGGCGAACCGCATGGCCCAGCGCGGCGACGACGTGGTGGTCGAGTTCGCCGCCGAGAGCACCTACGGCGGACGTCCGGTGATCAGCTACCGGGAGGTCCCGGCCTCCGGGCCCGCGGTCAGCTGGTACGTCGCCGTCGAGCCCGCCGGGCAGGATCCGACAGCCGCGCCGCTGCAAGTGAGCATCGGGTGCCAGCCGGGAACGGGCGAGGACCCGATCGACCCGCCGTGCCGGGCTGCCGTCTCCACAGTGCGAGTCGAACGCTGA
- a CDS encoding transposase, translating to MAAPRKYPDELRERATRLAVEARQDPARKAGALQRIAEQLGVNAETLRGWVKQAEIDAGQAPGTTTAEAQRIVELEREVRELRRANEILKTASAFFAAAELDRKLK from the coding sequence ATGGCAGCACCACGGAAGTACCCGGACGAGTTGCGTGAGCGTGCGACGCGGTTGGCGGTCGAGGCTCGGCAGGACCCGGCGCGGAAGGCGGGTGCGCTGCAGCGCATCGCGGAGCAGCTCGGCGTCAACGCGGAGACGTTGCGCGGCTGGGTGAAGCAGGCCGAGATCGACGCCGGCCAGGCGCCGGGGACGACGACCGCCGAAGCGCAGCGGATCGTCGAGCTCGAGCGTGAGGTCCGGGAGCTGCGGCGGGCGAACGAGATCCTGAAGACGGCGTCGGCTTTTTTCGCCGCCGCGGAGCTCGACCGCAAGCTGAAGTAA
- a CDS encoding IS3 family transposase has product MIEAEEAGYGISRCVRLLGVSRSGYYAWLARRDDEPSSRQQRRDELTQKIRKAHTESDGVYGAPRIHADLRADGEAVSRKTVAELMRINGIEGISPRAWTPVTTLADEYPHSIPDLVERRFDQGELNVVWTSDITYLRTGKGWLYLCAVRDGCSRRVIGYAFSESLHTDLVETALRNAHTFRDPATGCTENVIFHADRGCQYTSSQLAAVADELGVRLSVGRTGVCWDNAQQESFWSTLKTEF; this is encoded by the coding sequence GTGATCGAGGCGGAGGAGGCCGGCTACGGAATCAGTCGCTGCGTACGGCTGCTGGGAGTGTCCCGCTCGGGCTACTACGCCTGGCTCGCCCGCCGGGATGATGAGCCCAGCTCACGCCAGCAGCGACGCGACGAGCTCACACAGAAGATCCGCAAGGCGCATACCGAGTCCGATGGCGTGTACGGGGCTCCCCGGATCCATGCTGATCTGCGCGCCGATGGTGAGGCCGTCTCCCGCAAGACGGTGGCAGAACTCATGCGTATCAACGGGATCGAGGGCATTAGTCCGCGGGCGTGGACGCCGGTGACCACCCTCGCCGACGAGTACCCGCACTCGATCCCGGACCTGGTCGAGCGCCGCTTCGATCAGGGCGAACTGAACGTGGTGTGGACTTCGGACATCACGTACCTGCGGACCGGGAAGGGCTGGCTATACCTGTGCGCGGTCCGCGACGGCTGCTCACGCCGGGTGATCGGTTACGCGTTCTCCGAGTCCCTGCACACCGATCTGGTCGAGACCGCCCTGCGCAACGCACACACCTTCCGCGACCCGGCCACCGGCTGCACCGAGAACGTGATCTTCCACGCTGACCGCGGCTGCCAATACACCTCGAGCCAACTCGCCGCTGTCGCCGATGAGCTCGGTGTCCGGTTGTCTGTCGGGCGGACCGGGGTGTGCTGGGACAACGCTCAACAGGAGAGTTTCTGGTCCACCCTGAAAACCGAGTTCTGA
- a CDS encoding transposase, translated as MDPMGSRQRKSYTPKYRQDAAYLVIDTGRTIAEVAREIGLSEQLLGRWVAKERAAMDDPPPAIDADERAELERLRREVTELRIDREFLKKAAAFFASEQSNPPRRSL; from the coding sequence ATGGACCCCATGGGTTCTCGTCAACGGAAGAGTTACACCCCGAAGTACCGTCAGGATGCTGCGTATCTGGTGATCGATACCGGCCGTACCATCGCTGAGGTGGCCCGGGAGATCGGGCTCAGCGAGCAACTGCTGGGCAGGTGGGTGGCCAAGGAACGCGCCGCGATGGACGACCCGCCGCCGGCAATCGATGCCGACGAACGCGCCGAACTTGAACGCCTGCGCCGCGAGGTCACCGAGTTGCGGATTGACAGGGAGTTCCTGAAAAAGGCAGCGGCCTTCTTCGCCTCCGAGCAGTCGAACCCGCCGAGGCGTTCGCTGTGA
- a CDS encoding sensor histidine kinase, with the protein MVDESAFTRGARLRLGLHVLVVVLALIVLLRAVLLSEASAGWIGALTALFVVVHIVGASTLRAPVARLAWLGSLCVVWVAMALLGADAAYVSFGLILLFMTEVPLVPAVSAVAVITGVNVLIGVHTRGQWGVALVGSLLGAVVGIVVGLGFRVLFHETERRQQLIEDLHRTRAELAKTERSAGELAERERLASEIHDTVAQGLSSIQMLLHAAEAEDLPPGVADKIVMARRTASAGLADARRLIAALSPADLVGSSLVDALGRVCERAAAGRCDVRLLVEGQAVSLPMPVESALVRLAQGAVSNVIRHADAGHAVVTLGYGAGAVHLDVVDDGQGFDVAILDDPSAHNFGLNAMRTRVEQLDGQWSIESEPGHTAVSVTFPLAQQGEEPRWSG; encoded by the coding sequence ATGGTTGATGAATCCGCGTTCACCCGGGGCGCACGACTTCGTCTGGGACTGCACGTTCTCGTTGTCGTGCTGGCGTTGATCGTCCTGCTGCGGGCGGTGCTGCTTTCCGAGGCATCGGCGGGATGGATCGGGGCGTTGACTGCGCTGTTCGTTGTCGTTCACATCGTCGGTGCCAGTACGTTGCGTGCTCCGGTTGCGCGATTGGCTTGGTTGGGATCGTTGTGTGTGGTGTGGGTGGCGATGGCGCTTCTGGGCGCCGACGCGGCGTACGTATCGTTCGGACTCATCCTGCTCTTCATGACCGAGGTGCCGCTCGTGCCCGCGGTGTCTGCGGTGGCGGTGATCACGGGTGTCAACGTGCTGATCGGCGTCCACACTCGGGGACAGTGGGGCGTAGCGCTGGTCGGGTCGTTGCTCGGGGCTGTGGTCGGTATCGTTGTCGGGCTCGGTTTTCGGGTGCTGTTTCACGAGACGGAGCGCCGGCAGCAACTGATCGAAGACCTGCATCGCACTCGCGCGGAGCTGGCGAAGACCGAGCGCTCCGCGGGCGAACTGGCCGAACGTGAGCGGTTGGCCAGCGAGATTCATGACACCGTCGCGCAGGGGCTGAGCAGCATTCAGATGCTGTTGCACGCCGCTGAGGCCGAAGATCTGCCCCCGGGTGTTGCAGATAAGATCGTCATGGCTCGGCGGACCGCGTCGGCGGGATTGGCGGACGCGAGACGTCTGATCGCGGCCCTCTCGCCAGCCGATCTGGTGGGTAGCTCACTCGTCGACGCGTTGGGCCGGGTGTGTGAGCGAGCCGCGGCCGGGAGGTGTGACGTGCGTCTTCTTGTGGAGGGACAGGCGGTGTCCTTGCCGATGCCGGTGGAATCGGCTCTGGTGCGCCTCGCCCAGGGGGCGGTCTCGAACGTGATCCGCCATGCCGATGCCGGCCACGCGGTGGTCACCCTCGGCTATGGCGCTGGCGCCGTACACCTGGACGTGGTCGATGACGGGCAGGGATTCGATGTCGCGATCCTCGATGATCCGTCCGCACACAACTTCGGGCTCAATGCCATGCGGACCCGGGTCGAGCAGCTCGATGGACAGTGGTCCATCGAATCGGAGCCCGGCCACACCGCAGTGTCGGTGACGTTTCCGCTCGCACAGCAAGGCGAGGAGCCCCGATGGTCCGGCTGA
- a CDS encoding response regulator: MVRLMLADDHAIVRAGLRALLERHSDEVSIVAEASTGEEAVALCRDGLIDLVLMDLRFGTGLSGVEATSQIRALPNAPRVLVVTNYDTDAEILRAIEAGASGYLLKDTAPAELFTAIVAAAGGASALSPAVASKLMAQMRDPGPTLTPREIQVLEAVAAGFSNREIARRMFLSEGTVKTHLTNTFGKLGVRSRTAAVAQARARGIIDATTD, translated from the coding sequence ATGGTCCGGCTGATGCTCGCGGACGACCATGCGATCGTCCGCGCCGGACTACGAGCACTGCTTGAGCGGCATTCGGATGAAGTCTCGATCGTCGCCGAAGCCTCTACGGGGGAAGAAGCCGTGGCGTTGTGTCGTGACGGGTTGATCGATCTCGTCCTCATGGATCTGCGGTTCGGCACCGGACTGAGCGGCGTGGAGGCGACCAGCCAGATCCGGGCCCTGCCGAACGCTCCACGGGTATTGGTGGTGACGAACTACGACACCGATGCCGAGATTCTGCGGGCAATCGAGGCCGGCGCCAGCGGCTATCTCCTCAAGGACACTGCACCGGCCGAACTCTTCACGGCAATCGTCGCGGCAGCAGGGGGCGCGAGCGCGTTGTCACCCGCGGTGGCATCGAAACTGATGGCGCAGATGCGTGATCCGGGCCCGACCCTCACCCCACGTGAAATTCAGGTCTTGGAGGCTGTTGCTGCAGGATTCTCCAACCGAGAGATAGCGCGTCGGATGTTCCTCAGCGAGGGCACGGTCAAGACCCACCTGACGAACACTTTCGGCAAACTGGGTGTGCGATCGCGGACCGCCGCTGTGGCACAGGCACGGGCGCGGGGGATCATCGACGCCACCACCGACTAG
- a CDS encoding DUF2871 domain-containing protein translates to MKILVNSAFGYAVAGLASGLYYRELTKAQDFDGPTQLSIVHTHFLVLGVLFLLIVAVFERLFALSTSPLYRWFTVTFHAGLLLTVAMQLVHGTMQVFDREASAAISGIAGIGHVLLTVAFVVFFLALRSAVARAPEHRDRRETASASKNVEEVA, encoded by the coding sequence GTGAAGATACTTGTCAATTCCGCGTTCGGGTACGCCGTCGCGGGTCTGGCGTCGGGCCTGTACTACCGGGAGCTGACCAAGGCCCAGGACTTCGACGGCCCGACTCAACTGTCCATCGTGCACACCCATTTCCTGGTCCTCGGGGTGCTGTTCCTACTGATCGTCGCGGTCTTCGAGCGCCTGTTCGCGCTCTCGACCAGCCCCCTCTACCGATGGTTCACCGTCACCTTCCACGCCGGCCTGCTCCTCACGGTGGCGATGCAGCTCGTCCACGGGACCATGCAGGTCTTCGACAGGGAAGCATCGGCCGCGATTTCGGGAATCGCTGGGATCGGTCACGTCCTGCTGACCGTCGCCTTTGTCGTCTTCTTCCTCGCACTGCGAAGCGCAGTCGCGCGCGCGCCGGAACACCGTGACCGTCGCGAAACAGCCAGCGCATCAAAGAATGTGGAAGAAGTGGCATGA
- a CDS encoding DUF3817 domain-containing protein, with amino-acid sequence MSDQPQRPAATSDARILARAFRIVATLEAVTWLGLLIGMYFKWIAKSTEVGVRIFGSLHGAVFVTFVVLSIAMYVKLGWRLRTLLLALVSSLPPFATIAFEVWAARTGRFVPGADRYSDFPSRYPTSVR; translated from the coding sequence ATGAGTGACCAGCCTCAACGTCCGGCGGCGACGTCGGATGCCCGCATCTTGGCGCGGGCGTTCCGTATCGTGGCAACGCTGGAAGCGGTGACCTGGCTCGGGTTGCTGATCGGCATGTACTTTAAGTGGATCGCGAAGAGCACCGAGGTCGGCGTCCGCATCTTCGGATCCCTGCACGGGGCGGTGTTCGTGACATTCGTCGTGCTCTCGATCGCGATGTACGTCAAGCTTGGCTGGCGCCTGCGGACCCTATTACTGGCGTTGGTGTCCTCGCTGCCGCCGTTCGCCACGATCGCGTTCGAAGTGTGGGCTGCCCGCACCGGGCGCTTCGTCCCGGGCGCGGACCGCTACTCCGACTTTCCCTCCCGCTATCCGACGTCGGTCCGATGA
- a CDS encoding MMPL family transporter, whose protein sequence is MNTLFGSRRRAGIVVLLWIILAGALASVAPALEDVENNAGANDPPASSQSVQAAELAAREFPRSEGTPAIVVVHGADRAETSAAADRITASIDGARADNPAIAATVTADSPGGDNLRTTDGDSEMILVSLTGDPTDESFQDTVGELRDLVSEAAGPADAAVTGPAGIATDTVKVFSSGDKILLLGTILLVAIILMVIYRSPVLVVVALAGVGVAMRIAETVGAMMAEAGWFDVSSQTASIMTVLLFGVGTDYALIVTARYREALAEEPDRSAAMMRALQGVSEAILSSVSTIVLAMLALLVAVSPALRGFGPYLALGVASMGLVAFTFTPALMLLFGGKLFWPSTTQAASGRAGGKVWERIADLVDRSPKAVLVSTLLGLLVMTAGLAGYRESFDFISGFRIDTQSESGQNMIADAFGPGEIAPSTVYVTTQSGTPSPDWNQITSRLLDVDGVARVGEQPAVSADGTTAAFQVAFTDNPYSPEAMDRVDTLASAARTAADSAGIDGAQVLVGGETAHSADIRAALDRDNWVVAALVLVIVAAVLALLLRSVLAPLYLIGTLVLSFTATLGITTFITVTLLGDEGIGNRVAIYIFVFLVALGVDYTIFLMSRYRQELSAHPPRAALRVALTRSGGVISSAGLILAATFAVLTTQPIRELFQFGLAMAIGILLDTFIVRPLLVPAIMRLLGDKALWPSVIEASAKPAIEPSHV, encoded by the coding sequence ATGAACACTCTCTTCGGGTCCCGGCGTCGGGCCGGTATCGTCGTGCTGCTATGGATCATCCTCGCGGGTGCACTCGCAAGCGTGGCCCCCGCCCTGGAGGACGTCGAAAACAACGCGGGCGCAAACGATCCGCCCGCATCATCGCAGTCCGTGCAGGCTGCCGAACTCGCTGCCCGCGAGTTCCCGCGCAGCGAGGGAACCCCCGCGATCGTCGTCGTACACGGCGCCGACAGGGCCGAGACCTCGGCGGCAGCGGACCGGATCACCGCGAGCATCGACGGTGCGAGAGCCGACAATCCCGCGATCGCCGCGACTGTCACCGCCGACAGCCCCGGCGGCGACAATCTGCGCACCACTGACGGTGACAGCGAAATGATTCTCGTGTCGCTGACAGGCGACCCGACCGACGAATCGTTCCAGGACACGGTCGGTGAGCTGCGTGATCTGGTCAGCGAGGCCGCCGGACCTGCTGATGCGGCGGTCACCGGGCCTGCAGGAATCGCCACCGACACCGTGAAGGTGTTCAGCAGCGGCGACAAGATCCTGCTCCTCGGAACGATCCTGCTGGTCGCCATCATCCTGATGGTGATTTACCGGTCGCCAGTCCTCGTGGTTGTCGCGCTGGCCGGTGTGGGCGTCGCGATGCGGATCGCCGAGACGGTGGGCGCGATGATGGCCGAGGCGGGCTGGTTCGACGTCAGTTCGCAGACCGCGTCGATCATGACCGTGCTGCTGTTCGGCGTCGGTACCGACTACGCACTGATCGTCACCGCCCGCTACCGTGAAGCCCTCGCGGAGGAACCGGATCGCTCCGCCGCCATGATGCGGGCGCTGCAAGGAGTGTCCGAGGCGATCTTGTCGAGTGTCTCGACGATCGTCCTGGCCATGCTGGCTCTGCTCGTAGCGGTCTCTCCGGCCCTGCGCGGATTCGGTCCCTATCTCGCGCTGGGCGTCGCTTCGATGGGGCTGGTCGCATTCACCTTCACCCCCGCACTCATGTTGCTCTTCGGAGGAAAGCTGTTCTGGCCCTCCACAACCCAGGCCGCGTCGGGACGCGCCGGCGGCAAGGTCTGGGAACGGATCGCGGATCTGGTCGACCGATCGCCGAAGGCTGTGCTGGTATCCACACTCCTCGGTCTTCTCGTGATGACCGCGGGCCTGGCCGGCTATCGTGAAAGCTTCGACTTCATCAGCGGATTCCGCATCGACACCCAGTCCGAGTCCGGTCAGAACATGATCGCTGACGCATTCGGGCCCGGGGAGATCGCGCCGTCCACCGTCTACGTCACCACACAGTCCGGGACACCGTCACCCGACTGGAACCAGATCACCAGCCGCCTGTTGGACGTGGACGGGGTGGCCCGAGTTGGCGAGCAACCCGCGGTCAGCGCTGACGGGACAACGGCAGCATTCCAAGTCGCCTTCACCGACAACCCCTACAGCCCTGAGGCAATGGACCGCGTAGACACCCTCGCGTCCGCTGCTCGGACTGCAGCGGACAGTGCGGGGATCGACGGTGCGCAGGTCCTCGTTGGCGGCGAAACAGCTCACTCCGCCGATATCCGGGCGGCGCTCGATCGCGACAACTGGGTCGTTGCCGCACTGGTCCTTGTGATCGTCGCCGCCGTTCTGGCACTGCTGCTGCGGTCCGTGCTCGCGCCTCTGTACCTGATCGGGACACTGGTGCTGTCGTTCACCGCGACCCTCGGGATCACGACCTTCATTACTGTCACGCTGCTCGGGGACGAGGGGATCGGGAACCGCGTTGCGATCTACATCTTCGTGTTCCTGGTTGCCCTTGGTGTCGACTACACCATCTTCCTGATGAGCCGCTACCGGCAAGAGCTATCGGCGCATCCACCACGGGCGGCCCTGCGGGTAGCGCTCACCCGATCAGGCGGGGTGATTTCGTCTGCAGGACTCATCTTGGCAGCCACCTTCGCGGTGCTGACCACCCAACCGATCCGAGAACTGTTCCAGTTCGGTCTCGCGATGGCGATCGGCATCCTGCTCGACACCTTCATTGTCCGGCCGCTCCTTGTTCCCGCGATCATGCGGCTACTCGGAGACAAGGCGCTGTGGCCGAGCGTGATTGAGGCGAGTGCGAAGCCAGCGATAGAGCCGTCCCACGTCTGA
- a CDS encoding IS630 family transposase, giving the protein MANAPAPAIALRDGDDVELDRILRSTTASAGLVKRARIVSLAAQGVSNARIRELTGASSATVVKWRTRYLHDGIAGLADTARPGRPRRVDHADIVAATLTPPPKKYDITHWSSRLLARHLKIGNATVSRAWREYGVQPWRAGTFKYSTDPELVAKVTDVVGLYLAPPENAIVLSVDEKSQIQALDRTAPMLPMQPGQIERRTHDYKRHGTTTLFAALEIATGQVTAAVKPRHRHQEFLAFLRQLDRTYPDQELHLVMDNYATGKTPEVKDWLARHKNFHVHFTPTSASWLNLVEVWFGIIDRQAIRRGIFTSVKDLNTKIRAFITGWNDRKHPFVWTKTADEILTKAQPARN; this is encoded by the coding sequence ATGGCGAATGCACCTGCTCCGGCTATTGCGCTTCGTGATGGCGATGATGTTGAACTCGACAGGATCTTGCGGTCGACGACGGCCTCGGCTGGTCTGGTGAAACGAGCTCGTATCGTTTCCCTTGCTGCGCAGGGGGTGTCGAACGCGCGGATTCGGGAGTTGACCGGGGCGTCGAGTGCGACGGTGGTCAAGTGGCGGACCCGGTATCTGCACGACGGGATCGCGGGGCTGGCCGATACCGCCCGTCCGGGTCGTCCCCGCCGGGTCGATCACGCCGACATCGTTGCGGCCACCCTGACGCCGCCGCCGAAGAAGTACGACATCACGCACTGGTCCTCACGGCTGCTGGCACGACATTTGAAGATCGGGAACGCCACGGTCTCACGCGCCTGGCGCGAGTACGGAGTCCAGCCCTGGCGGGCCGGGACGTTCAAGTACTCCACCGATCCCGAGCTGGTTGCCAAAGTGACCGACGTGGTCGGCCTGTACCTGGCGCCGCCGGAGAACGCGATCGTGCTCAGCGTGGACGAGAAGTCCCAGATCCAGGCCCTGGACCGGACCGCGCCGATGCTGCCCATGCAGCCCGGGCAGATCGAACGCCGCACCCACGACTACAAACGCCACGGCACCACCACCCTGTTCGCCGCCCTGGAGATCGCCACCGGGCAGGTCACCGCCGCAGTCAAGCCGCGCCACCGCCACCAGGAGTTCCTGGCGTTCCTGCGGCAACTGGATCGCACCTACCCCGACCAGGAACTGCACTTGGTCATGGACAACTACGCCACCGGCAAGACCCCCGAAGTGAAAGACTGGCTCGCCCGACACAAGAACTTCCACGTCCACTTCACCCCGACCTCAGCGTCCTGGCTCAACCTCGTCGAAGTCTGGTTCGGCATCATCGACCGACAAGCCATCCGCCGCGGGATCTTCACCTCAGTCAAAGACCTCAACACCAAAATCCGCGCCTTCATCACCGGCTGGAACGACCGCAAACACCCCTTCGTCTGGACCAAGACCGCCGACGAAATCCTGACGAAAGCCCAACCGGCTAGGAATTAA